TATTTAACGATAGCATATCTACCCTTGCACTACCATTTACATCGCACATCAAGATCCAGCCTTCATTAATTTCGTTTACCACCTTTAGTGTGAATTTATAAGGATATTTTACGCCAGAAGCTTTATCTGTAACATTGTAATAGGCGGTATAAGTACCTGCAACAATACTTATTTTCATATCTAGGTTGCGTGTGGTAGCTAAAGTAAATTGCTTAGTTCCACCTAAACCATTTGGTCCAATATAAATCCATTCATAACTGTATTTAGAATCATCTGTTCCAGCATCTTGTGTAAACTTAAAATCGGGTTTTAATAAGATGTTTTTCCCGAAAATTGCTGTTACCTCTTTTGGTAAATCATTAACCTCAGCAAGCTGATTAATTTCATTATAGTTATAATTTCCAAGGTCTTTCTTACAAGCCCCCATGAGTACCATTGCCATTAAAACAACGAATACTTTATAATATGTGTTTAATTTCATAACGTTTGTTTTAATTATTGTGCAGATGCGCCCATGATCATTACACTTCCATCATCTTCTAAAATGTTGTTACCCAATGCCCTTTGTTCATTTAGGTAACGTTGCATGAACTTGCCATAAGCCGCTGTTTCGGCGATAGATACATTTGTGTCTAGATAAGCAGGGTCTATCCCTAAAACAGTTACCATTAAGGTTAATTTTTTACGCGTAAAAACACCTAGGTAGACGTCTAGCCATCTGGAAGGTTTTTTGATGATGTCATTAACAAACCACCTGTAAGTTACAAAGGAATGTATTCTGCCTGTGGTAGTGTTCGCTATTTTGTAATTTAAAGGGGTTGCAAAATTCTCGTTAGCCTTTAGGTCAAAACTTAATAGAAAAGTATTCGCTTGCATATCTGCCTTTCTAAAAAACTTAATTTTAACCGTGTCTAAGGTTTTGTTCTTTTTAATCTGAAAGGAGGTATTCAAGATGGTATAGTGAACCCCTGCAATAGCAGTAGATTTTGGATTAAGTTCTAATGTATAGGGCCTATCCTTGTCAGAAACGGGGCCAATCGCCGCTATCACCATATTCATGATTGAGTCTTGACTTTTAGCAAGACTAAAAGATACATTTGTTGAATCTTTTATAGGCTCTCCAGTATAAACAGGAAGTCTGCCTGAATCGTAAAAATAGATAGAATTTTCTCCCGAATAAGTATCGAGTGGCTTTTTACAAGAGATGCTTAACGATATAATTACCAAAGCAATTATATAAGCTATATTTTTTTTCATTGCGTTTAGTTTAAGGTTAACGATATTGACTTTCAGAAAGAGGAAGAGGTACCGTATAGTTAATGGTGATATTAGCCGTACTTGATCCGTTACCTACAGAAGTAATATTTCTTCTTTTATAGTAAAAGAAAAGTTGTCCTTCTCCAAAAAACTCCTTTTGGTATTCTTTTTGCAATTCGGTGTTTAATACAGCGGTAGGTAGGAGGTTAATTAAGTTGCGGTTTAATCTTACCACATTTAGGTAATTAATTCCATCGGCCGCAAGGGGTTCAGTTTCTGCTGCGATGTAATACATTTCGCTAATTTTAAGCAATGGAATGGTAAACCTGAAGGTTTTTGTCTTATCTACTACATCAGCATATTTGTAAAATGTACGGTAGCTTTTTACCCCTGTTGAAGGAATTTGCCAATTGAGGTTATAGCGGAAATCATTATCGTTTGATTCATATACAGTTGCTAATCTTGCCGGTAAAGGTGCAAGGATGCCTGCATCGGCTACATTCGGATCAAATAGTGCTGTATACCTTGTATATAGCTGCGTATTCATGACACCAAAAATCATTTCGGTACTAAATGTTCTGTCCGGATTTACTTTTTCGTTTAAGGCATTAGCTGTGGTTGTCCATTTAAACTTATCTGCTACAGCGATTACCACTTTTGCTGCTTGCGAAGCCCCAACCTTATTGCCTCTATACAAATAAGCCCTAGCTTGAAGGCCTTTTACGGCATAATAGTTAAACCTAAAGTTCCTGTTGCTCTTTAAGAAATCGGCTGTCTCCGTTGCACCAGCTGTATTAACCCCACCAGTAATAATTGGATCTGCCTGTAATAAATTTTCTGCATCTGAAAGGTCTTTTAATACCTTAACCATGTACTCATTGGCAGGCAATAGCGGATTGATGCTCGATTTACTTCCCTCGTAATATGGCAAGCTTTGTTTGGTAGAATCAACAGTACTATATCTAGGGCCATAAAGACGCAATAAATCGAAATGGAGGTAGGCACGCATGGCTAAAGCTTCTCCCTTAAAGATGGCTTCTGTGCTTGGGTCTACTGCTCCCTTATATTTTTCGATGTTCTCTAAAAAGGCATTAATGTTTAGAATGTTAGCGTACGCTGCTGTCCAGATGCTCTCTAACCTAGTATTTGTTGGTGATTCGTTATACACGTAGGTAGCCACCTTGGTTAAACTGTGTGTGCTTGGAATGTTATAACGCTGTGCTAAAATTTCTATGGTCGAAAGCGACATTTGATCGCCATACAATTCATTTTTAGCCAAGTTGATGTATAAACCATTCAGTACAGATTGCACGCCTAGTTTAGTGCTGAACAGCTGAGTTTCTAAAACCTTGTCTTCTGGTTGTACATCCAAAAACTTTTTACATGAAGTAAACACAGTAATTGTTAATGCTACAAATGCTACTATTTTGATAAAATTCTTTTTCATTTTGATAGTTTTTAAAATGAGGCTTTTAAAGAAAAAGCAATTGTTTGAGCATAAGGATAATTTATACCACGTTCCCTTCTTACATTGGATAGGGTGTAGAAGTCGTTTGTAAATGCGTTAAGTTGTAGGCTTCTAAGTCCTAAGCTTTTTACCCATTTAGAATTGTCTAAAAGGTAACCGATATTTACAGACTCAATGGTTAAGGCATTTTCTTTTTGCACAAAGCGTGAAGAAATTGGCGTGGTTGCGGTTTGAGAAATACCTTTAAACTGTGCTAAGTCGCCAGGTTTTTTCCATCTATCGTAAAGCGCACGTTTATCTTGGTTATTGGTAACGCTAACAAAGCTGATGTTTTCTACTTTGTCAAACAATGCAGAATTGAATACATCGCCACCTAATTTATAACGTAAGCTAAAACCCAATGAAAAGCTTTTATACCTAAAATTGTTAGAAACTACTCCTTCAACCACTGGCGTCGTATTGCCCACGTTAACAATATTTGCTGTAGCGTAATCAAAAGTATACTGTCCGTCTTTTGTTAAGAAAACCTCTCTTCCGGTAGCAGGGTCAATACCCATTGATTTGATAGCCCAAATGGCCTCGGCGCTATAACCATCTTGATACCTAACAGTGGTTTTGTTGTTTTCTTGTTGTTTGTTTAGGGAGGTTAACGAGTTCCCGATATCTCCATATTTGCTCTTAAACATAGAGCCAAATATGCCAACGCTCCAAGTAATGCGCTCGGCCAAATTGTAAACAGGGAAATAAGTAAACTTAGCTTCGATACCTCTATAAGTTAAACTACCAACATTATATGGGTAATTAAACACCCCTGTAGATGATGGTAAATCTACAGGGACAATAAGTGGGTTGGTACTTTTGTCGTACGCATTAACATAACCTGTAAATCTGTTTTTGAATAAGGTAAATTCTAATGAACTGCTTATTTGACGCGTTTTTTGTGGCTCCAAGTTTGGATTGCCCAAAGTAGTTAAGCTTACCCCTTGACCAAATACATTATAGTTTGTGTTACTGTTGTAGTTATACACAGAAAGAGAGCTGATATTAGCAAAATTCTGATTGCCTGTAACTCCAATGTTAGCTGTTAACCTTAATGTATTGATCCAGCTTGTGCTTTTGATAAACTCTTCGTTATGGAGGTTCCATCCCAAGCCGAATGAATAATATGGAGAGAATTGTTTGTTGCTACCATAAGACGTAGAGCCATCGAGGCGATAAAGTGCATCAAATAAGTATTTGTTTCGATAAGAATAGTTAACGGAAACCGTACTGTTCAATGTTCTGAAAACATTACTTGAGGCGGTTGGGGCTCCACCTTCCATATAGCTATAGGCAAATCTAGGGTTACCTAAATTTCCTGCTGGAAAACCTTCAGCTACGCTACTATAACTCCTGTTTTCGCTTTCTGATATGGTATTTCTGAAGTTGGCATTGATGATATGGTCTTCTGCTAATACCGTATGATAGGTTAACATTAAATTGGCCTGATAAGAAAAGTTACTAGCCCTGGTATCAGTGTATTTTCCCTTCCTTAGCGTAGGAGTGTTGATAAATGCGCTCATGTCTGGCGATTTATAAACTTCGGTACTTGTATTTCCTTTTGTAATTTGTAAGCCACCAGTTAACTTCAACGCATTATTAATGTCGTAATTGAGGTTGAGGTTGTTCTGAACTTCTAAGTTTTTTGTCCTGTTATACTGTGGTTGCATGGCATCAAATAATGGATTACTCACCTGTAAGGTAAGTCCATTACTGGTTCTCGATTCCTCAAGATACCTATTCATTGATTTTTCATAATATGGATTAGTATTTACCCATGTTGAAAAATTGCCATAAGGAGATTCTGTACTTGAATAACCTCTGATGTAAGTAATGTTGTTTAAGTTGAGATTGTTTTTTCGATAGGTTAAATTAATGCTACCACTATAGGTATCTCTTCCTGAAGCTGTTGTCGAACCTCCTCCAATATCTGTTCCTACACCTTTCATCGTGCCTTCACCAATTCTATAGTTGACGCCAACACCATAGGTAAAAGCATTATCTCCACCAGATGCACTAATTGAAGAGTTGGTAGAATAACCATTTTGAACGGGATCACTTAACCAATAGCTATTTATGCCTTTTCTCACATTAGCAAGGTGGGCGTTATAGAGCTGATCTAAGTAAATTTCTTGCTCAGGTTGTCCTCCCGTACTTGGGATGTAACGACCAGATAAGCGTTCAAATTCTAATTTCTCAGCGGCATTCATCATGTTGTAGGCAGAAAGGTCTGGCATTTCGAACCTAAAATCCTGACTATAAGAAAACCTGAGTTCGCCTGGCTTTGGCTTAACGGTTTCGATTACCACTACACCGTTAGAGGCTTGAGAACCATATAAAGCTGTAGAGGCTGCATCTTTTAGAATGGTTACCGATCCAACCCTATTCATGTCTAAATCTACAATGGTTTGGAGGGTAGTGGGAAATCCATCTAAGATGAAGAGTGGTTGATTAGGGTCGGCACCAAATTGATCTCGTAAAGTGGTGCTTGGGATGCTACTTTTACCTCTAACTTCAATTATTGGCATCACGTTTGGATTAGAACCCGCCAAGTTATTTTCCAATTGTAGAAATGATGGGTCTAGCGACCTTAAACTTTGTATGATGTTATTGTTGCCAATTGCTTTTAGCTCATCACCTGTAAATTTGGCCGTAGTTCCTGTAAAACTATCTTTAGATCGATTAATTCCAGTTCCTGTAACGACGATGTCTTTCATCTCGGTTTCTGAAACCTCCATTTTTACAGTTAGGGGTTGGGTACTAGCTTTAACCTCTTTAGTTTTGTAACCAATGTAGGTGATGAATAAAACATCAGCTTCTGAAGCTGCGGTTATTTTAAATTCGCCCTTGCTATCTGTTATGGCAACTTTATCTTTAATGCCATTTACTCTAATGGAAGCGCCTACAATCGGTTTTCCATTTTCATCAATTACTTTACCGGTAACTACAATATCTTTCTCCCTATTTTCTTTTGGAGGGTTGGCTGCGTATTGTAAAATAATAGTTTTTTCTTCTAGTTTATAAGTTAGTGGTTGGTTGGCGAAACAAAGTCTTAGTACATCTTCTATTGATGCATTTTTTACTTTAAGCGTAACTGGTTTGGTTAAGCTTAACATGTTTGCGTTGAAAAAGAAATCATAACCAGTTTGTTTACTGATTTTTTGTATGATTTGTTCTAGTGGAACGGCCTTCTCGTTAAGTGTAATTTGTGCAAAACTAGTGGTTGCGCTGGCTTGTACTATAAACGAAAATAAGATGATGAACGTCAGTTTCAATTTCAATAATATTTTGGCATAAATACGGCTTGTTTTACCGCTATTAAATGTCATGTAAAAATTCATACATTTGTTTGTTTGGGTTTAGTGTCAAATGTTAATAGAGTCGATTTATTTAACAGCTAACCTGAATATGAACTCTTTTAGAGTTTAAGTTAGGGGCGTTGCAACCGCCTCTAACTTATTTTCAGATTACTGTTGGTTTAGGTAAAATTTACGGCATAACAGTAATCCTCCTTCCTTGAAAGTTAAAGTGAGCACTCTCTGTTAATTCCATTATTCTTAATACTTGTTTGATGTTTTTTGATCTAGAAACAGAACCGGTAAATACCATTCTTGATAAATCACTTGGGCATTGTACTTCAACATCATACCATCTTGATATTTTTCTCATGATACTCCCCATGTCTTCATTGTTAAATACAAATTCATTGTGTATCCAAGCCGTTTCATCATCTACATTAACAGCTTTAACCTTTATTAAATCCCCTATTACATTGGCTTGTTGGCCAGGTATTAACACATTAGCTGCATTTTTGGTGCTTACCCTCACACTACCTTCGACTAGTGTGGTCGCTATACTATTTTCGTCATGGTAAGCATTGATGTTGAAATGGGTACCCAATACTTGTACAGTTTGGTTGTTGGCTATCACCTTAAAAGGTTTGCTGGCGTTATGGGCTACTTCAAAGTATCCTTCGCCTGTTAATTCCACTATCCTTTCATTTCCATTAAATATTGTAGGGTATTTTAAGCTGGAAGCCGAGTTAAGCCAAACCTTAGTGCCGTCTTCTAATGTTAAATTATAATAACCTCCATTAGGTATGGTCAATAAGTTTATTTGTGATGTAGCTGCTGCTTTACTAGTATTATAAGTCAATTGCCCATCTTCGGTTTTAAAAATACTCGAGCCACCCTGGTCGCCTATTTTTCCAATGTTCGCTTCATTTAATGAAATGGATACTCCATTTGCCAGGGTTAATGTTGCTTTTTTACCTCCTGGTAAAATTTTGGCAACAGCTTGAGTTGTTTTGGCGGGATTGTTATGCTTATTGAGGTAGAAATACAAACTAAAAGATAGGCAAATTAATACCACTGCAGCACTGGCGATGCTAGCCAGTTTTGGCCAGAGTTTAACATTTTTCTTTTCGCGTTGGTGGATAGGTAATATTGTCCAAACTTGGCTTTTTGCCGCATTTAGTTGTTCGATAGAAAGGTCGATTTTTTCGTTGTCTGATGTTAGGTACCAGCTCTCTAATAGCGCTAATTCTGTTTCAGTGCAATTGCCTTCCTTATATTTTTTGAGTAGTTCTTTTGCCGCTATGTTTTTCATATCCTTAAAGAAGTTATTTCCTCTTTAGAATATAGACGGCAAAGGGGGTAGGTAGGTGGTATATAAATTTAACAAAAAGTTAAAATTAATTTAAAGACTCACAAAAAGCATCATTCCGAGCTTACTGCGCAATATTTTAAGCGCATTGTTTATTTGTTTCTTTACGGTTTGCTCAGAGATATTTAATTGGGCGGCTATTTCTTTATGGCTTAACTTTTCTTTCCGGCTTAAATCAAATACTTCCCTCATTTTTGTTGGTAAACTGGCAATACCACTTTCGATCAGGGCAGAAAGCTGTTTCTCTCTTATGCTATGGTCTGTAATACAGTAACCTTGTTCTATGTAACCCTGTAAAGATTTAATGTATTTCGATTCTACTTCTTGATGTGAGATTACATCTAAAACCTTGTTTCTAACTGCAGTGTATAGATATCCGGATAGGCTAGAATTAATAACTAATGAATTTCTTTTGTTCCACAGTTGTGCAAAAAGTTCATGCAGTAGATCTTGGGCTTCCTCCTTGTCGCGTAGTTTTTGATAAGCGTGTAAGTATAATACATCAAAATATTTATTGTAAATGATGGTGTAAGCTAAGGCATCATCACTCTTTAGCAATTCAATCAATTCGGTATCAGAAGGAGAGGTGTCTAGCAACATGCTACAATCACAAATTTTATTTGAAAAGCAAAAAAGTCAAACTTTTAATATAGGTAAAGCAAAAGTTATGATGTAGCTATCAAAATTAATACAAATAAGCTAATAACCAAATAGATTAGTGCTTAGGGCTTTATTTTGAAATAAGTGATGCTATTATTTTAAAACATTTATGTTGCGACATCTTATTAATCAATTTTACTATATTTATCACATAACAATCTCAATCTAAGTCAATGGGGGTCATTTTAATCAATCAGTTTAATTAGCCATGGCAAAAAAGTCCAATAGGTTATCTGTCTGGTTTTTGTCTAGGCCCAAAACAACAGGGTTTATTTTCTTCTGGTTTTTGTTAAGTCTTATTTCTTTAATTGTTAGTCAGCGATACCAAATATTTCAAGAGAACAAAGAACGAGAGATTTCAAATATCTTGGCATCTGTTGAAGGTAACATAGAACAATCTTTAAAAAATGGTTACAATATTGCTTTAACGTTAGCACTTACGTTAGATAATGATGGTAAGCCAAATAACTTTGAGCAAGTAGCCAGTCAGTTAATTAAATCAAATCCAGACTTACAAGCGGTACAATTAGTACCCGATGGAATAATCAAATACATTTATCCACTAAAAGGGAACGAACCTGCATTAAACTTAAACTTGTATAAAAGTCCTCCAAGAACCATTTATGAAGC
The sequence above is drawn from the Pedobacter frigiditerrae genome and encodes:
- a CDS encoding DUF4843 domain-containing protein, coding for MKKNIAYIIALVIISLSISCKKPLDTYSGENSIYFYDSGRLPVYTGEPIKDSTNVSFSLAKSQDSIMNMVIAAIGPVSDKDRPYTLELNPKSTAIAGVHYTILNTSFQIKKNKTLDTVKIKFFRKADMQANTFLLSFDLKANENFATPLNYKIANTTTGRIHSFVTYRWFVNDIIKKPSRWLDVYLGVFTRKKLTLMVTVLGIDPAYLDTNVSIAETAAYGKFMQRYLNEQRALGNNILEDDGSVMIMGASAQ
- a CDS encoding RNA polymerase sigma-70 factor, translated to MLLDTSPSDTELIELLKSDDALAYTIIYNKYFDVLYLHAYQKLRDKEEAQDLLHELFAQLWNKRNSLVINSSLSGYLYTAVRNKVLDVISHQEVESKYIKSLQGYIEQGYCITDHSIREKQLSALIESGIASLPTKMREVFDLSRKEKLSHKEIAAQLNISEQTVKKQINNALKILRSKLGMMLFVSL
- a CDS encoding RagB/SusD family nutrient uptake outer membrane protein — protein: MKKNFIKIVAFVALTITVFTSCKKFLDVQPEDKVLETQLFSTKLGVQSVLNGLYINLAKNELYGDQMSLSTIEILAQRYNIPSTHSLTKVATYVYNESPTNTRLESIWTAAYANILNINAFLENIEKYKGAVDPSTEAIFKGEALAMRAYLHFDLLRLYGPRYSTVDSTKQSLPYYEGSKSSINPLLPANEYMVKVLKDLSDAENLLQADPIITGGVNTAGATETADFLKSNRNFRFNYYAVKGLQARAYLYRGNKVGASQAAKVVIAVADKFKWTTTANALNEKVNPDRTFSTEMIFGVMNTQLYTRYTALFDPNVADAGILAPLPARLATVYESNDNDFRYNLNWQIPSTGVKSYRTFYKYADVVDKTKTFRFTIPLLKISEMYYIAAETEPLAADGINYLNVVRLNRNLINLLPTAVLNTELQKEYQKEFFGEGQLFFYYKRRNITSVGNGSSTANITINYTVPLPLSESQYR
- a CDS encoding SusC/RagA family TonB-linked outer membrane protein, whose product is MNFYMTFNSGKTSRIYAKILLKLKLTFIILFSFIVQASATTSFAQITLNEKAVPLEQIIQKISKQTGYDFFFNANMLSLTKPVTLKVKNASIEDVLRLCFANQPLTYKLEEKTIILQYAANPPKENREKDIVVTGKVIDENGKPIVGASIRVNGIKDKVAITDSKGEFKITAASEADVLFITYIGYKTKEVKASTQPLTVKMEVSETEMKDIVVTGTGINRSKDSFTGTTAKFTGDELKAIGNNNIIQSLRSLDPSFLQLENNLAGSNPNVMPIIEVRGKSSIPSTTLRDQFGADPNQPLFILDGFPTTLQTIVDLDMNRVGSVTILKDAASTALYGSQASNGVVVIETVKPKPGELRFSYSQDFRFEMPDLSAYNMMNAAEKLEFERLSGRYIPSTGGQPEQEIYLDQLYNAHLANVRKGINSYWLSDPVQNGYSTNSSISASGGDNAFTYGVGVNYRIGEGTMKGVGTDIGGGSTTASGRDTYSGSINLTYRKNNLNLNNITYIRGYSSTESPYGNFSTWVNTNPYYEKSMNRYLEESRTSNGLTLQVSNPLFDAMQPQYNRTKNLEVQNNLNLNYDINNALKLTGGLQITKGNTSTEVYKSPDMSAFINTPTLRKGKYTDTRASNFSYQANLMLTYHTVLAEDHIINANFRNTISESENRSYSSVAEGFPAGNLGNPRFAYSYMEGGAPTASSNVFRTLNSTVSVNYSYRNKYLFDALYRLDGSTSYGSNKQFSPYYSFGLGWNLHNEEFIKSTSWINTLRLTANIGVTGNQNFANISSLSVYNYNSNTNYNVFGQGVSLTTLGNPNLEPQKTRQISSSLEFTLFKNRFTGYVNAYDKSTNPLIVPVDLPSSTGVFNYPYNVGSLTYRGIEAKFTYFPVYNLAERITWSVGIFGSMFKSKYGDIGNSLTSLNKQQENNKTTVRYQDGYSAEAIWAIKSMGIDPATGREVFLTKDGQYTFDYATANIVNVGNTTPVVEGVVSNNFRYKSFSLGFSLRYKLGGDVFNSALFDKVENISFVSVTNNQDKRALYDRWKKPGDLAQFKGISQTATTPISSRFVQKENALTIESVNIGYLLDNSKWVKSLGLRSLQLNAFTNDFYTLSNVRRERGINYPYAQTIAFSLKASF
- a CDS encoding FecR family protein — translated: MKNIAAKELLKKYKEGNCTETELALLESWYLTSDNEKIDLSIEQLNAAKSQVWTILPIHQREKKNVKLWPKLASIASAAVVLICLSFSLYFYLNKHNNPAKTTQAVAKILPGGKKATLTLANGVSISLNEANIGKIGDQGGSSIFKTEDGQLTYNTSKAAATSQINLLTIPNGGYYNLTLEDGTKVWLNSASSLKYPTIFNGNERIVELTGEGYFEVAHNASKPFKVIANNQTVQVLGTHFNINAYHDENSIATTLVEGSVRVSTKNAANVLIPGQQANVIGDLIKVKAVNVDDETAWIHNEFVFNNEDMGSIMRKISRWYDVEVQCPSDLSRMVFTGSVSRSKNIKQVLRIMELTESAHFNFQGRRITVMP